One Archocentrus centrarchus isolate MPI-CPG fArcCen1 chromosome 10, fArcCen1, whole genome shotgun sequence genomic region harbors:
- the synpo gene encoding flocculation protein FLO11: MEMEKGHVSIRRGVSWSPRGLRKPLQLTQDTHTRGTDYNASQEKTRFNKEHMSRKTNLSRSASLSEKELKEARIKSQIIAAQLTIPSNSKSRGVQLFNRRKQRVSSFTFESCGQGSEEDKAENVKTDPSSNRLTWAERSSEEKDRDLNLKNSAVKPVFSPPARVHSVGDIMDEPAKEFHIKEGMNESVIQERHFLPVKEEQEEEEGAQDQIHEDLEDKAKHEIPPGSKNTDPIVLGHAEGEAKINGRQTGQDLPGKLPNGCHSASGPEKVSVPTSKQTSSFINRTARPFFSPPTVQSPETVGPVMDIPPPPSYSTPPLPAFTVPQPVVASPLPPPPSYPTPPLPAFTNQPPQTYYSSPPPVSPVMSPSSPPPSHFSVSQYPPMPHYGPPTAPKPSTFVPQPSGERKLITPIKTGILEEGAARRASKKSMFTFKEKPVVAPNPELLCLVQGVDDRKKHGHKSVPEPGSEEELLALGAEASNFLAKEEDTAEGASAPEWASCLKSSRTRPRAEHQPEQTLTNVSGKGAELFAKRQSRMEKYVVENQNSGQIRSPSPTMSLPPSWVYPSNMPGRVKAIAKNSDMCAQLSQNLKAQQAVKQKPMKKPPAPEPVPEPPPLENGCSKIEMDLSRHRPYQINSSLFILKPVKDPISTLPKGAPQARNLISSSTFSRQTSLPNNPPSHFTPQCMSPQLPLSPTGGPDYPSNPASGHHPRISSPMAAFSPDRVSSPRSSVQAPRPTFSAKKAGIAPQTTKESSPAEVPSETPTPTRTPNLTHGPGSPATGTWTSSLQTSPSPFSSSIRSVTSPVSFPNNSRCQSPMTSQNIQFSTVTSTSTSRPSQTSTATSPCSPPWGSRCQSPMVSQSQTSTSPSPLSPPWGARCQSPMGSQNNKSSTCVTFSSSKPPQKSPVTSPHTPPWGSSFQSPAVSQNTQFSTSSSFPTSRPSKTYITTPPPWGSRCQSPLVSQNTQFSNVSISTSRPSQTSTATSPVSPPWGSRSQSPSHFQTSFSLSTTKPLYTSSVTSPVSPLKDNRCMSPTVNNLDSKANHRLLAKNIINAAKRKNSPSPGALSGHSLPISPLGNSQHGYNSQKSPVNLFQSRSLGAQSPTFASPPPTPTQRICSPVRLYNTRSLTDSDASIESEDSGLRSPGLHSYNTCPRGWGGSLRVKRSTISSDL, encoded by the exons ATCTGAGCAGGAGTGCCAGTTTGTCAGAGAAGGAGCTAAAGGAGGCTCGCATCAAGAGTCAGATCATTGCTGCTCAGCTCACCATCCCTTCCAACTCCAAGTCCAGGGGTGTGCAGCTCTTTAATCGCCGTAAGCAGAGAGTCAGCTCCTTCACATTTGAGAGCTGTGGACAAGGGTCAGAGGAGGACAAAGCTGAGAATGTGAAAACGGACCCCTCGTCCAACAGACTGACATGGGCAGAGAGGAGCAGTGAGGAAAAGGACAGAGACCTGAACTTAAAGAATAGTGCTGTCAAGCCAGTCTTCTCACCACCTGCAAGGGTACATTCAGTGGGAGATATCATGGATGAGCCAGCCAAGGAGTTCCACATTAAAGAGGGAATGAATGAAAGTGTTATACAAGAGAGACATTTCCTCCCTGTCAAGGAGGagcaagaggaagaggaaggagcaCAAGATCAAATTCATGAGGATCTAGAGGATAAGGCCAAGCATGAGATTCCACCAGGAAGTAAAAACACTGATCCAATAGTGTTGGGAcatgctgaaggagaagcaaaGATAAATGGGAGACAAACAGGACAAGATCTCCCTGGAAAGCTTCCTAATGGCTGTCACAGTGCCTCTGGTCCTGAGAAGGTGTCTGTACCCACATCTAAGCAGACTAGCTCCTTCATCAATAGAACTGCCAGGCCCTTCTTCTCACCACCCACAGTGCAGTCTCCTGAGACGGTCGGGCCAGTCATGGAcatcccccctcctccttcctaCTCTACACCTCCTCTCCCTGCTTTTACTGTCCCCCAACCTGTGGTGGCCTCACCTCTGCCTCCACCTCCATCATATCCCACACCGCCTCTACCAGCGTTTACAAACCAACCTCCACAGACCTACTACTCCAGTCCACCTCCAGTGTCTCCTGTGATGTCAccttcttctcctccaccatcccatttctctgtttctcagTATCCACCCATGCCCCATTATGGCCCTCCCACAGCGCCCAAACCCTCCACTTTTGTTCCCCAGCCATCCGGGGAGAGGAAGCTGATAACACCGATCAAAACAGGAATACTTGAGGAGGGCGCTGCCAGGAGGGCAAGTAAGAAGTCAATGTTCACATTCAAAGAGAAACCAGTGGTTGCTCCAAACCCTGAGCTGCTTTGTCTGGTGCAAGGTGTGGATGACAGAAAGAAACATGGACACAAATCTGTGCCTGAGCCAGGATCTGAGGAGGAGTTACTGGCTCTGGGTGCAGAAGCCTCCAACTTTCTTGCCAAGGAAGAGGACACAGCAGAGGGAGCAAGTGCTCCAGAATGGGCCTCCTGTCTCAAGAGCTCAAGGACCCGACCGCGGGCAGAGCACCAGCCGGAGCAGACACTTACCAACGTGTCTGGAAAAGGTGCTGAACTGTTTGCTAAGCGTCAGTCCAGGATGGAAAAATATGTAGTTGAGAATCAGAATTCGGGCCAAATTAGATCTCCTTCTCCTACAATGTCTCTGCCACCGTCCTGGGTTTACCCATCAAACATGCCTGGTAGGGTCAAAGCTATTGCTAAAAACTCTGACATGTGTGCTCAGCTTTCACAAAATCTCAAGGCCCAACAAGCAGTCAAGCAGAAACCAATGAAAAAACCTCCAGCACCAGAGCCAGTTCCAGAGCCTCCGCCTTTGGAAAATGGCTGCTCCAAGATAGAGATGGATCTGTCAAGGCACCGGCCATACCAGATTAACTCTTCCCTCTTCATCCTCAAGCCAGTCAAAGACCCCATCAGTACCCTACCTAAAGGAGCACCACAGGCCAGGAACCTGATCTCCTCTTCAACTTTCTCCAGACAGACTTCCCTCCCTAACAATCCCCCCTCTCACTTTACTCCCCAATGCATGTCTCCTCAGCTGCCTCTCAGCCCCACAGGAGGACCAGATTATCCATCAAATCCAGCATCTGGGCATCATCCAAGGATCAGTTCTCCAATGGCTGCCTTTTCTCCAGACCGGGTGTCCTCTCCCCGGTCATCAGTACAGGCACCAAGGCCCACATTTTCTGCCAAAAAGGCAGGGATTGCACCACAG ACAACAAAGGAGTCCTCTCCTGCTGAAGTTCCCAGTGAGACACCTACACCAACCAGGACACCTAACCTCACGCATGGCCCAGGCAGCCCAGCTACTGGAACCTGGACTTCCAGCCTCCAAACAAGCCCCTCTCCCTTCAGCAGCTCTATCCGTTCAGTCACATCCCCTGTATCTTTTCCTAATAATTCAAGATGCCAATCCCCTATGACCAGTCAGAATATCCAGTTTTCTACTGTTACTTCCACTTCCACATCCAGACCCTCACAAACATCTACAGCCACCTCTCCATGCTCTCCTCCTTGGGGTTCAAGATGCCAGTCCCCAATGGTCAGCCAGTCCCAAACTTCTAcatctccttctcctctttctcctccttggGGTGCAAGGTGCCAATCCCCAATGGGGAGCCAGAACAACAAGTCCTCCACTTGTGTCACCTTTTCTTCATCTAAACCTCCCCAGAAATCTCCAGTTACTTCTCCACACACACCTCCCTGGGGATCTAGCTTCCAGTCTCCAGCGGTAAGCCAGAATACCCAGTTTTCCACTAGTTCTTCATTTCCTACATCCAGACCTTCCAAAACTTATATAACCACACCTCCTCCTTGGGGGTCAAGATGCCAATCGCCATTAGTAAGCCAGAACACCCAGTTCTCTAATGTGTCCATTTCCACATCCAGACCATCCCAAACATCTACAGCCAcatctcctgtctctcctccatGGGGCTCACGTTCTCAGTCTCCTTCACACTTTCAAaccagtttctctctctctaccacTAAACCTCTATACACATCCTCTGTCACCTCCCCTGTTTCCCCACTCAAAGACAATCGCTGCATGTCCCCCACTGTTAATAACTTAGACTCTAAAGCCAACCATCGCCTTCTGGCCAAAAATATCATCAATGCAGCCAAACGTAAAAACAGCCCCTCCCCTGGTGCACTAAGTGGTCACAGTCTTCCCATCTCACCTCTGGGAAATTCCCAACATGGCTATAATAGTCAAAAATCACCCGTCAACCTCTTCCAGTCACGGTCACTGGGGGCGCAGTCCCCTACTTTCGCCAGCCCTCCCCCGACTCCAACTCAGAG